One Spirochaetota bacterium genomic window, CGCCCACGTAATCGTTGGAGCCGATATTGGTGCCGATAATCGACATGCCGATTACCCACCAGGAAAGGGACTTGCCCGCAAGAAAATAATCATGGGAAGAATGTATGCGCGAACTGAATATGTGCCCGTAAAGGGCTATTCCGACGAGGTATGCGATTATGAGCGCGATATCGAACCAGTGCACCGATTGTTGGGAAAAGCTGAATATTTCTCCGAGCATGAATTCACCGATCGGTTGATAAGGTAAATTGAAATAACACGATATCGACAGATTTACAAAACGGGAGAATTAATGCAAAAATGCAAGTACTAAATGCAGAGACGAGTGATTCAGGTCCGGGGTGGCCGTTCTGGCCCGAATCGGCGGGAATAGATGAATATTTAATGAAAATCATTTGAAATATCATGAAACTTGAGCATTTTCAAAGGACGGGAATCGAACACGATCCCCTGATATCGTAAAAAGAAGTAATAAAAGGCAGAGGACTAATGGACAAGATCAAGAACATAGCGCTCGTGGCGCATGACAACATGAAAAAGGATCTTATAGAATGGGTGGAATGGAATTTCGAGGTATTGATGCGCCATAATCTCATCTGTACTGGGACGACCGGAAAGCTCGTGGAAAACGCGATAAACCCCAGGCTCGCGGGCAGCGGCCTGGGGAACGGCACTGGCGTCGAGGTGACCAAGCTGAAATCGGGGCCGCTCGGCGGGGACCAGCAGATCGGCGCGATGATCGCGGAAGGGCGCATAGATATCATGATATTCTTCTGGGATCCCATGGAGCCCCAGCCGCATGACGTGGATATAAAGGCGCTGCTTCGCATCGCCGTTCTCTACAATATTCCCACCGCGTGCAACAGGTCCACCGCGGATTTCGTGATCTCGTCGCATCTCCTGAACGAGCACTACAGCCCCGCGATTAAGGATTACAGCGCGTATATACAGAGGCAGGTCCGGTGACGAAAAACAGGTAGAGACGCGATTAATCCAGGTAGAGACGCGATTAATCGCGTCTCTACCTGGATTTGCCAATCTCTACCTGTTTTTCGCCAGTTGTAAATTGTATTCTATTAAATGGACAGCGCCGCGAGAAATCCCTCGTGGATCGCGTCGTTGATCTTCGCAGGGCGCACACAGTCCCCGATAGCCTTGAAGGGCACGCCCGTTTTCTCGATTTCTGCCGTCGTTCTTTTTACGGACCTCGAGCCGAACGCGAGCACGATCGATCCGAACTGTTGTGCGTCTTCGCGGCCTTCCTTTTCGTAGCGAACCTTTCCGCCGGAAATGGAGAGCACCTTCGCGCCCGTCACCACGCGGACGCCGAAACGCTTGATGCGATCGACGAGTATCCACCGGGTCGAGCGTCCCACGTCCTTGCCTATTGTGGGGAGCATCTCGAAAATGGTGACCGACTTCGATCCATGGAACATGTACTGCTGCAGCCTGTCGGACGACTCCGCATCGAACGCCATGAGGAAATGAAGCACCTCGGGGGACAGGGTGCCCTTGGCTGCCAGGAAGAGCGCGGTTTCGATTCCCACCGCGCCGCCCCCGATCACGGCTATGTCCTGTCCCAGCATGGGATCGCGCCTGAGAACCTCCCACGCGGAAACGGATGTCGGCTCCGTGATCCCCTCGATTTTCGGAAGGATCGGTTCGGCGCCCTCGGCCACGATTACCTGGTCCGGCTTGCGTTCGGAAACGGTCGCCGCGGTCACCTCGGTATTCAAGAATATCGGAACATCAAGCTTTTTCAGCATGGTCCGATAATACCGGATGAATTGAAGAAGCTCATGCTTGTGTGGCGGCGCCCCCGCTATCCAGAGCTGCCCGCCGATATCGTCCGATTTCTCATACAGGGACACATCATGCCCTGCCTGCGCCGCGGTCACGGCGGCTTCGAGTCCCCCGGGTCCCGCACCGATAACCATCACTCTTTTCGGGGAGGATGCTTTTTTTATCACCCTCTCCGCCTCGAATCCCGCGCGGGGATTGCCCACGCAAAAGACCGGCCTGCCGCTGAAAAGCTCGTCGGTACAGCCCTGGTTGCACGCGACGCACGGCCGGATCTCGTCGACACGTCCTTCGCGCGCCTTGACCGGCCATTCCGGGTCGGCGATGAGCACCCTCCCAAGGTTGATCAGATCGGCAAGCCCGTCCCGGATCGTTTTTTCGGCAAGTTCCGGATCGGTAATGCGATTTGATGCGTACACCGGAATCTTGACCGCGCGCTTGATGTTGAGCGCGAGGTAGGAAAAAACACCGCGCGGGGCTTCCATGGGGAGCTGGGGAACATGAGACTCATGCCAGCCGCCCGTCACACTGATCGCGTCTACCCCGGCACGCTCGTACACCTTTGCGAATTCTACGGTTTCAGCCGAGGTGTTGCTCCCGGGAACGAAATCGTTGCCCGCGATCCTGATCGTAAGCGGGTAATCGCTCCCGAGCCTGGACCGCATGAGCTCGACAAGCTCGCGCCCGAACCGAACCCTGTTGTCGAAGCTCCCCCCGTATTCGTCGGTGCGCAGGTTCTTGAGCGGTGAAAGGAACTGGGTGATGAGATACCCCGCGGAGGCGATAATCTCGACGCCGTCAAACCCGGCCTCCTTGGCCCTGAGCGCGGCGAGTGTGAAGTCTTCCTGCAGCTTCTTGATATCCTCGATGGTCATTGCGCGCGGGGTGCTTTTCGACATCTTGGAATAAACAGCCGATGGCGCTATCTGCTTCTCATTGTTTATCAGGAATGAATATGCATAAGCGCCGGCATGGTACAACTGGACCCATGCGCGGGCCCCTTCGCTTTTTATGCCGGCCGCAAGGCTTTTAAACGAAGGTATTTCGCGGTCATTGGCGAGCGACATCGCGACGGACCCGATACCCACGAGGTCGACACCGACGGGACCCACGGTCACGACGCCGGCGCCGCCCCGGGCGCGCTCACGGAAGTAATTCACGTATCGGTCGTTGAGCTTCCCGTCGTAGGAATAGAGCAATCCGAGCGACGGGTAGACGATACGGTTTTTTATTTCGCATTTATTTATTGTTATCGGGCTGAAAAGATACGGAAACATAGTCCTCTCCTTTTTTTGCGAACCTCGTCTGGCGTCCTGCTATTTAAGCATCGCATTCATTTTTTTAAGCGCGTCCTTGGCCTCCGCGATGGTGCGATCAAAGAGCTCTTTTACCGGGGGCATATCGCATACCAGGCCCTGGACCTGACCTATGAGATGCACACCCTTTTTGAGATCGCCCGCCTCGGTCGCTTTTTGGATCTGGGCAAACGCGGTGGCCATCTGCGAAAGCTGGATCATCATCTTAGGCCCCTTGACCAGCGTACCCAGCATGAGCTTGAACCAGGGGAGCTTGAGCTGGCGGGTGATGGAGATTGACGCGACGAACGCACGGGGAAGGCTCATGCCCCTGCGGATTGACGACTTTGCGGCGGGCGTCTTCATAACGCGGCAATAAAGTCCATCAAAGCGATTAGAATAAATGGTATCGTCCATTCCCCGCTCTATCGTTGCCTTCTTTGTTATTTCATGCACAGGGCTTTCCTTCGTCACCGAAAGGCGCGTACCCATTGCGATACCATCGGCGCCCAGGGCGAGTGCGGCCGCGAGCCCGTATCCGTCACCAAAGCCGCCGGTGGCTATCACGGGAATTTTAACCGCGCGCACGATCGTGGGAACGAGGACCAGCGAGGTAACCATGCCGCCATGCGCCGCCGCTTCGTGACCGGTCACCTGCAGCGCGTCCGCGCCGTCGCGTTCCGCGGCGAGCGCGTGCTTCAGGGTGACCACCGTCGCGATAACCTTGCCCCCGTACGCATGGGCGCGCTTGGTGATCCAGTCGCCCTTGCCGAGCGAAAAGTTGATAACCGGCACCTTTTCCTCGAGGAGCACCTCGGCGTTTTCCCGGGCCCCCGGCATGAGCAGGGTGGCTCCCGCGCCAAAGGGCTTGTTGGTGAGCGCGCGGATTCGCTTGATCGACTGGCGCGTCTGTTCCGGGTTGAGGGGGCCGGTTGCGAGTATACCCAGTCCGCCCGCGTTGCAGACGGCCGCGACGAGCTCCGGGGTGCTGATCCAGCTCATTCCCGGAAGAATGATGGGGTACTTGATGCCGAACAGCTTTGTGATCTTCGTGTTCATTGTCTTCTCCTTTAAAAAGTGAAATAAATAACAGCGATGTGCGATCGCCAAAAGGTGCATTATCAGGCATCCGCCGGAATCGATTATTCCGGCAATGCATATTAAATATGTATTCCCCGATCCACGATCTCGGCCATGAAGCCGCGGAATCGCTCATCCGTGATATCAAGCGCGTCGAGAAGACCGAGCTTTTTGTACTGGAGCATGCCCTCGGTGACCGCTGCAAGGAAAACCGAGAGCATGAGCGGATCGATGGCGCGTATTCTATTCTCGCTTATTCCCAGCGAAATCGTCTCCTCTGTAACCCTGGTGAGCTCGGTAAATTTTCGGGCGATTTCATCGGAGCCGGATTCTTGGGACCCGTAATGGGCCTTGTACTCCATGAGGATGTTGTAGTAATCCCTGTGCCGGTGAAAGAATTCGATGTAGGAGTCGTATATCGAGATGAGCTTCTGGTTGGGGGTGCTTCTGCCGGCGATACCCTCCCTAAACCTGGTGAGGAGGAGATCGATTGCCTCGTAGCAGATGGTTTTGTAAATATCGCGCTTGCTGGCGAAATGAAAGTATATCGCACCCGTGGTAAGCCGCGCACGGGCGGCGATGGCCCTGATCGAGATACCGCTATACCCGTAGCGCGGCAGTAGGGAACGCGCAGTATCC contains:
- a CDS encoding TetR/AcrR family transcriptional regulator, producing MRKNNRERILDTARSLLPRYGYSGISIRAIAARARLTTGAIYFHFASKRDIYKTICYEAIDLLLTRFREGIAGRSTPNQKLISIYDSYIEFFHRHRDYYNILMEYKAHYGSQESGSDEIARKFTELTRVTEETISLGISENRIRAIDPLMLSVFLAAVTEGMLQYKKLGLLDALDITDERFRGFMAEIVDRGIHI
- a CDS encoding FAD-dependent oxidoreductase, with the translated sequence MFPYLFSPITINKCEIKNRIVYPSLGLLYSYDGKLNDRYVNYFRERARGGAGVVTVGPVGVDLVGIGSVAMSLANDREIPSFKSLAAGIKSEGARAWVQLYHAGAYAYSFLINNEKQIAPSAVYSKMSKSTPRAMTIEDIKKLQEDFTLAALRAKEAGFDGVEIIASAGYLITQFLSPLKNLRTDEYGGSFDNRVRFGRELVELMRSRLGSDYPLTIRIAGNDFVPGSNTSAETVEFAKVYERAGVDAISVTGGWHESHVPQLPMEAPRGVFSYLALNIKRAVKIPVYASNRITDPELAEKTIRDGLADLINLGRVLIADPEWPVKAREGRVDEIRPCVACNQGCTDELFSGRPVFCVGNPRAGFEAERVIKKASSPKRVMVIGAGPGGLEAAVTAAQAGHDVSLYEKSDDIGGQLWIAGAPPHKHELLQFIRYYRTMLKKLDVPIFLNTEVTAATVSERKPDQVIVAEGAEPILPKIEGITEPTSVSAWEVLRRDPMLGQDIAVIGGGAVGIETALFLAAKGTLSPEVLHFLMAFDAESSDRLQQYMFHGSKSVTIFEMLPTIGKDVGRSTRWILVDRIKRFGVRVVTGAKVLSISGGKVRYEKEGREDAQQFGSIVLAFGSRSVKRTTAEIEKTGVPFKAIGDCVRPAKINDAIHEGFLAALSI
- a CDS encoding nitronate monooxygenase gives rise to the protein MNTKITKLFGIKYPIILPGMSWISTPELVAAVCNAGGLGILATGPLNPEQTRQSIKRIRALTNKPFGAGATLLMPGARENAEVLLEEKVPVINFSLGKGDWITKRAHAYGGKVIATVVTLKHALAAERDGADALQVTGHEAAAHGGMVTSLVLVPTIVRAVKIPVIATGGFGDGYGLAAALALGADGIAMGTRLSVTKESPVHEITKKATIERGMDDTIYSNRFDGLYCRVMKTPAAKSSIRRGMSLPRAFVASISITRQLKLPWFKLMLGTLVKGPKMMIQLSQMATAFAQIQKATEAGDLKKGVHLIGQVQGLVCDMPPVKELFDRTIAEAKDALKKMNAMLK
- a CDS encoding methylglyoxal synthase — encoded protein: MDKIKNIALVAHDNMKKDLIEWVEWNFEVLMRHNLICTGTTGKLVENAINPRLAGSGLGNGTGVEVTKLKSGPLGGDQQIGAMIAEGRIDIMIFFWDPMEPQPHDVDIKALLRIAVLYNIPTACNRSTADFVISSHLLNEHYSPAIKDYSAYIQRQVR